In Bacillus sp. FJAT-45037, the following are encoded in one genomic region:
- a CDS encoding GNAT family N-acetyltransferase: protein MKIDTDTFPVLETRRLILRKVKKEDAKDILNYLSDKEVMKYYGLEPFNSINDALDEISWYQSIQNNKTGIRWGITLKEQGVMIGSCGFHNIVSKHSRAEIGFELSKEQWGNGIAVEAVETIISHGFEHLNLQRIEALIEPPNLSSQKLVEKIGFIREGLLRSYEFTCGEYDDLYMYSLLKQEFDKNSVSSPFSLIHEKVN, encoded by the coding sequence ATGAAGATAGATACTGATACATTTCCCGTACTTGAGACTCGAAGATTAATATTAAGAAAAGTTAAAAAAGAGGATGCAAAAGACATTTTGAATTATCTGTCTGATAAAGAAGTAATGAAGTATTACGGATTAGAACCTTTCAATTCCATAAACGATGCTTTGGATGAGATTTCCTGGTATCAATCAATACAAAACAATAAAACGGGTATTAGATGGGGAATTACGTTAAAAGAGCAAGGAGTTATGATTGGCAGTTGTGGGTTTCATAACATTGTATCTAAGCATTCCCGTGCTGAAATTGGCTTTGAATTGAGTAAAGAGCAGTGGGGGAATGGTATAGCAGTTGAGGCTGTTGAAACAATCATAAGTCACGGATTTGAACATTTGAATTTGCAACGGATAGAAGCTCTAATCGAGCCACCTAATCTATCTTCACAAAAATTAGTAGAAAAGATAGGTTTTATCAGAGAAGGATTATTGAGGAGTTATGAGTTTACATGTGGGGAATATGATGATTTATATATGTATTCTTTGTTGAAGCAAGAATTTGATAAAAATAGTGTCTCTTCACCATTTTCTCTGATACACGAAAAAGTAAATTAA
- a CDS encoding DUF2243 domain-containing protein yields the protein MKKVPNKQQHLYSRRNFLSGFLFGVGMVAFIDEVVFHQLLNWHHFYDRSTTEVGLISDGLFHAFSWFATVAALFMLADLRSRHAWWGKRWVGSMLLGVGVFNLYDGIINHKVLQVHQIRYGVNLLPYDLTWNILASVIAIIGGTIVYQTHKKMKKIGGDVRL from the coding sequence ATGAAGAAAGTTCCGAATAAACAACAACACCTCTATTCTCGGAGGAATTTTTTATCAGGTTTTTTGTTTGGAGTTGGTATGGTCGCTTTTATTGACGAGGTCGTCTTCCATCAATTACTCAATTGGCATCATTTTTATGATCGATCTACTACTGAGGTTGGGCTCATATCCGACGGGCTCTTTCATGCTTTTAGTTGGTTTGCCACTGTAGCTGCGCTGTTTATGTTGGCCGATTTAAGAAGTCGTCATGCATGGTGGGGGAAACGATGGGTGGGTAGTATGCTCCTTGGCGTAGGGGTATTTAACTTATATGATGGAATTATCAATCACAAAGTATTGCAGGTTCACCAGATTCGCTATGGTGTTAACCTTCTTCCCTATGACTTAACATGGAATATTCTTGCTAGTGTCATCGCAATCATTGGAGGCACTATCGTTTATCAAACTCATAAGAAGATGAAGAAAATCGGTGGTGACGTAAGATTATGA
- a CDS encoding cytochrome c oxidase assembly protein has protein sequence MNHDHGSTHSGHSIDFLTQLLLSAPFVIGIILYLVAIVLSKRRDRPWAWYRTALWVAGSLLCFITLVNPMITAAHENFTVHMFGHLLLGMLGPLLMVLGAPLTLLLRALSTGKARKVTVFLKRPLFHFLSNPVVPAVLNIGGLWVLYTTDLYIMMETMMWVHILVHLHVFLAGYFFAATLLYIDPIPKQYSYIYRSLVLILALAGHKILSKFIYAYPPEGVPRAEAEAGGMLMYYGGDAVDLIIIIILCYKWYHSKEHRRGRYPVTA, from the coding sequence ATGAATCACGATCATGGTTCGACACACTCGGGGCATTCCATCGATTTTCTTACGCAACTCCTGTTAAGCGCACCTTTTGTAATTGGAATTATCCTCTACTTAGTAGCAATAGTCCTATCAAAGCGCAGAGATAGGCCTTGGGCTTGGTATCGCACGGCTTTATGGGTTGCGGGGAGTTTATTATGCTTCATCACCTTAGTAAACCCGATGATCACAGCTGCCCATGAGAACTTTACGGTACATATGTTTGGTCACTTGCTTCTTGGTATGCTGGGACCATTATTGATGGTTCTGGGGGCTCCATTAACGTTGCTTTTACGAGCTCTTTCTACTGGAAAAGCCCGTAAGGTAACTGTCTTTTTAAAAAGACCATTGTTTCATTTTTTGTCGAACCCTGTAGTTCCAGCAGTTTTAAATATAGGAGGTCTCTGGGTTCTCTATACGACTGACCTTTACATTATGATGGAAACAATGATGTGGGTACACATACTCGTTCATTTACATGTCTTTCTAGCTGGCTACTTTTTTGCAGCCACGTTGTTATATATTGATCCGATCCCCAAACAATATAGTTATATCTATCGGTCGTTGGTCTTGATACTTGCCTTAGCCGGTCATAAAATTTTATCCAAATTCATCTACGCTTATCCTCCCGAAGGTGTTCCTAGAGCGGAAGCTGAAGCCGGGGGCATGCTGATGTATTACGGCGGCGATGCGGTAGATCTCATCATTATCATTATTCTATGCTATAAATGGTATCATTCAAAAGAACATCGAAGGGGACGTTACCCTGTCACTGCTTAG